A window of Mytilus edulis chromosome 10, xbMytEdul2.2, whole genome shotgun sequence contains these coding sequences:
- the LOC139492736 gene encoding uncharacterized protein, with the protein MQPNDILISHRTGRAKPRQIIARIPNHNLKKKLLKASKQLKDRPDLQGISINQDLTVARSGLAYEARQLVRRKKSKSTFVVDGKIYVYDLSETRHVIRNEIEFSKMLSVCHIDTNISDDESTPEKTTCI; encoded by the coding sequence ATGCAGCCAAATGACATACTGATTAGTCATCGTACAGGGAGAGCTAAACCTAGACAGATTATAGCTCGAATACCAAaccataatttaaaaaagaaactactGAAGGCATCCAAACAACTAAAAGACAGACCTGACCTACAAGGTATTTCTATTAACCAAGACCTAACCGTAGCAAGAAGTGGTCTAGCTTACGAAGCACGACAGTTAGTTAGAAGGAAGAAAAGCAAGTCAACTTTTGTGGTAGAtggtaaaatatatgtatatgactTATCAGAAACTAGACATGTTATCCGGAACGAAATTGAATTCTCCAAGATGTTGAGCGTATGCCATATCGACACAAACATATCAGATGATGAATCTACACCAGAAAAAACAACCTGTATCTGA